Proteins encoded by one window of Paenibacillus sp. DCT19:
- a CDS encoding glycoside hydrolase family 127 protein, translating to MTKPDVSHHPQIPGYSYKINDPFWSHYIELVRTVVVPYQWEALNDRIEGTEPSRAIRNFRIAAGEEEGVHYGMVFQDSDVAKWIEAAAYLLSAKPDPELEVLVDSVIETIARAQQADGYLNTYFTLREPGARWTNLAECHELYCAGHMIEAGVAYYHATGKRNLLDVVIRLADHINSVFGTEPGQLPGYDGHQEIELALFKLYETTKEEKYLELSRYFLDQRGARPHFFVEEWEHRGRSIHFGELDMVHRHSYSQSHLPIREQSTAEGHAVRLVYMCAAMADVAAETGDTSLKEACDRLWNNIVSKRMYITGSIGSSAKEEAFTGDYDLPGDTAYAETCASIGLIFWAKRMLQLNQDSRYADVMERALYNTVISGMSLDGQRFFYVNPLEVDPEIQRVNPNYAHVRTRRQGWFGCACCPPNIARLLASLDQYVFTPAVEQATLYVQLYIGGEGEFRLKDKRAALTMMSDYTSTGEVKLIVQPDSSEGMEFTIALRKPDWCAIPELWINGEKTEQDGCTFESGYMKVTRKWKAGDEIRLHFPLELLRMKGHDHIKSTFGKVAIQRGPFMYCLEEIDNGRGLHRIQLPRDAKFSIDSRELMPLGIPALTTIGRRMVSDKDWGTHLYRSDVQWDTRSAELRYIPYFTWANRDEGEMRVWIPECE from the coding sequence ATGACAAAACCAGATGTCTCGCATCATCCTCAGATACCGGGCTATAGTTATAAAATCAATGATCCATTCTGGTCGCACTATATTGAACTAGTTCGCACTGTTGTTGTTCCCTATCAGTGGGAAGCACTCAATGATCGTATCGAAGGGACTGAACCCAGCCGAGCCATTCGGAATTTCCGCATTGCTGCAGGGGAGGAAGAGGGCGTTCATTATGGCATGGTATTTCAGGATAGCGATGTTGCAAAATGGATTGAGGCAGCTGCATACCTGCTCTCTGCGAAGCCCGACCCTGAACTGGAAGTCCTTGTAGATTCCGTTATTGAGACCATAGCCCGAGCACAGCAAGCTGATGGCTATCTGAATACGTATTTTACCCTGCGTGAACCTGGGGCGCGCTGGACGAACCTCGCCGAGTGCCATGAACTCTATTGTGCAGGACATATGATTGAGGCTGGTGTGGCGTATTATCATGCCACGGGCAAGCGTAATCTATTGGATGTAGTTATTCGTTTGGCAGATCATATAAACAGCGTGTTTGGAACAGAGCCGGGACAATTGCCAGGTTATGATGGACATCAGGAGATTGAACTTGCTCTTTTCAAACTGTATGAGACGACAAAAGAAGAGAAATATCTTGAATTAAGCAGATACTTTCTGGATCAGCGGGGAGCGCGTCCGCATTTTTTTGTAGAGGAATGGGAGCATAGGGGGCGTTCTATCCATTTTGGCGAATTGGACATGGTACACCGGCACTCTTACTCCCAGTCGCATCTCCCCATTAGGGAACAATCAACAGCGGAAGGCCATGCGGTTCGACTGGTGTACATGTGTGCGGCTATGGCGGATGTAGCTGCAGAGACGGGAGATACATCGCTGAAAGAAGCCTGTGATCGATTATGGAACAACATCGTAAGCAAGCGAATGTACATTACGGGAAGCATTGGTTCATCAGCTAAAGAAGAAGCATTTACAGGTGATTATGACCTACCGGGAGATACGGCTTACGCAGAGACCTGTGCTTCAATTGGCCTGATCTTTTGGGCAAAGCGCATGCTGCAACTGAATCAAGATAGCCGGTACGCAGATGTTATGGAACGAGCTCTATATAATACGGTGATTAGTGGAATGTCCCTGGATGGTCAACGTTTTTTCTATGTGAATCCACTTGAAGTCGATCCGGAGATTCAACGTGTCAATCCTAATTATGCCCACGTGCGAACACGCAGACAAGGGTGGTTTGGTTGTGCCTGCTGTCCGCCGAACATTGCACGATTACTTGCCTCATTGGATCAATATGTATTTACTCCGGCTGTGGAACAGGCCACGTTGTATGTGCAGTTGTATATTGGCGGAGAAGGGGAATTCAGACTTAAAGATAAAAGAGCAGCGTTAACCATGATGTCTGACTATACATCCACCGGAGAAGTGAAGTTGATTGTTCAGCCCGATTCTTCGGAAGGAATGGAGTTTACGATAGCTCTGAGAAAGCCGGATTGGTGCGCGATTCCTGAGCTGTGGATTAATGGGGAGAAGACAGAACAAGATGGGTGTACTTTTGAATCAGGTTACATGAAGGTGACTCGTAAGTGGAAAGCCGGCGATGAGATCAGGCTCCACTTCCCTTTGGAGTTGCTGCGGATGAAAGGTCACGATCACATCAAATCCACTTTCGGAAAAGTAGCCATACAGCGGGGACCATTTATGTATTGCCTCGAAGAAATCGACAATGGCCGCGGATTGCATCGTATTCAGCTGCCGCGAGATGCCAAGTTTTCTATTGACAGCAGGGAGTTAATGCCTTTGGGGATTCCGGCACTTACAACGATTGGTCGGAGAATGGTATCCGACAAAGACTGGGGAACACATTTATATCGCAGTGATGTTCAATGGGATACACGGTCTGCCGAACTTCGCTACATTCCATACTTTACTTGGGCGAATCGGGATGAAGGAGAAATGCGGGTGTGGATTCCGGAGTGCGAATAA
- a CDS encoding AraC family transcriptional regulator, producing MLPFRLYHNKGKIELPLSLYSCGLHHQHMMHRPIGYPTFQCMICFAGSGAFHFENTPYIKMKRGDILFVPGKLAHDYGPSATEPWLLGFMGIEGSFVETLVNTLQLPIMKPISVNEVKIQQLESDIRELWHVSEHEVSDPYHVASTKIYSMLTYIATTTHSEKPMQNYRSSTSAKEMLRASVQYMEQHYMDDLSLANIADTVGYSKQHFQRKFKEIYGVNPSHYLQRLRLLKGAELLTEHSELSVGEVATMVGMELNYFVRIFKRVHGITPAKYRYTV from the coding sequence ATGCTACCATTCAGGCTTTATCATAATAAAGGTAAAATCGAATTACCATTGTCATTATATAGCTGCGGATTACATCACCAGCACATGATGCATCGGCCTATTGGTTATCCAACATTTCAATGCATGATTTGTTTTGCAGGATCAGGTGCCTTTCACTTTGAAAACACGCCTTATATCAAGATGAAAAGGGGAGATATCTTATTTGTGCCAGGCAAACTAGCTCATGACTACGGTCCATCTGCAACTGAACCCTGGTTATTAGGGTTTATGGGAATTGAGGGAAGCTTTGTTGAGACCCTTGTTAACACACTACAACTTCCAATAATGAAACCAATCTCAGTGAATGAAGTTAAGATACAGCAGCTTGAATCCGATATCAGGGAGCTATGGCATGTAAGTGAACATGAGGTGAGCGACCCATATCATGTGGCCTCTACGAAAATATATAGTATGTTGACGTACATCGCTACAACGACTCACAGTGAGAAGCCTATGCAAAACTATCGAAGCAGCACGAGTGCCAAAGAAATGCTTCGCGCCTCGGTTCAATATATGGAACAGCATTATATGGATGACTTAAGCCTCGCTAATATTGCAGATACGGTCGGTTATTCCAAGCAACACTTTCAACGCAAGTTTAAAGAGATATATGGCGTGAATCCCAGCCACTATCTTCAACGCCTTCGATTGCTCAAGGGGGCAGAGCTTCTAACAGAGCATTCTGAGCTATCTGTAGGTGAGGTTGCGACAATGGTAGGTATGGAATTAAACTATTTTGTACGAATATTCAAACGAGTGCATGGGATTACTCCCGCCAAATATCGATACACGGTGTAA
- a CDS encoding beta-galactosidase has protein sequence MELTSLYVTRNGKPTIPVMGEFHYSRYDRSDWYEELCKMKAGGITLVSTYVFWIYHEEIEGVFDFSGDNDLRAFILECKKAGLEAVIRIGPWAHGECRNGGLPDWLLKKPFKLRDNNPEYLKKVRIFYENISKQVQGLFYKDEGNIIAVQLENELTNDAEHLATLKEMAVDCGMIAPIYTVTGWNAVEGARIPVDEVFPVFGGYCDAPWDDHLNQLPPSPHYFFTGMRNDTGIGADLLPQEIEDDGQWRLPYERYPFATCELGGGIQVTHHRRPIIKGMDIYSISLVKIGDGNNLIGYYMYHGGTNKIGKLSTFQESKATGYPNDYPILSYDFQCALSEYGEVREQYRLLNILHLFVQDFEETLAPMTRVEAENLVSREDTTSLRYVMRTDGESGYVFVNHYQRLSELQDVRNVVIDTGSVIFPSFDVCGEVSFFMPFRMELSGIILDYGTVQPLCREEDTYFFAQIPGITPEYQFSDGQNITTQAGLESAFQVNGTTVVTLSWDQARYLRRLDGELYVGDGCDLYKAADEIRSVEEGEFQYWYWNGAGFDPNSIQQSYTEPAITYDNVEQPPFDPKHTEQLHIGGERKVQWQKISVTGPEGFVNIDYYGDVAQIYADEELVADSYYYGDVWRVPARLLDGKECYLAVSEMRNDFYREFEIKNR, from the coding sequence ATTGAATTAACAAGTTTATATGTTACACGCAATGGTAAACCTACGATTCCGGTCATGGGCGAATTTCATTATTCCAGATATGATCGAAGCGATTGGTATGAAGAGCTGTGTAAAATGAAAGCAGGCGGAATTACGCTTGTATCTACCTATGTGTTCTGGATCTACCATGAAGAGATCGAAGGGGTATTCGACTTCTCCGGTGACAATGATCTTCGTGCTTTTATATTGGAGTGTAAGAAGGCCGGGCTTGAAGCCGTCATAAGAATTGGACCATGGGCACATGGCGAATGCAGGAACGGCGGACTCCCGGATTGGCTGCTCAAGAAACCATTTAAGCTGCGTGATAACAATCCAGAATATCTTAAGAAAGTACGTATCTTTTATGAGAATATTTCTAAGCAAGTACAAGGACTTTTCTATAAAGATGAAGGAAACATCATTGCCGTGCAGTTAGAGAACGAGTTAACCAATGATGCTGAGCATCTAGCCACGTTAAAAGAAATGGCTGTGGATTGTGGCATGATTGCTCCGATCTATACGGTAACTGGATGGAATGCTGTTGAGGGAGCACGCATTCCAGTTGATGAGGTGTTTCCTGTATTCGGTGGATACTGTGATGCTCCGTGGGACGACCACCTAAATCAACTTCCGCCTTCTCCTCATTATTTCTTTACGGGTATGAGAAATGACACAGGCATAGGTGCGGATCTCCTTCCTCAAGAGATCGAAGATGATGGCCAATGGCGATTACCGTATGAACGATATCCATTTGCAACCTGTGAATTGGGTGGTGGTATTCAAGTTACACATCACCGCAGACCCATAATTAAAGGTATGGATATTTATAGCATATCGCTTGTAAAGATTGGTGATGGTAACAATCTGATTGGGTACTATATGTACCATGGTGGAACCAATAAAATTGGTAAGCTGTCTACTTTCCAGGAATCAAAAGCCACAGGTTATCCGAATGATTATCCCATTCTTTCATATGATTTTCAGTGTGCATTATCCGAGTATGGAGAAGTTCGAGAGCAGTACAGACTGCTGAATATCCTGCACTTGTTTGTACAGGACTTTGAGGAGACACTCGCACCGATGACCAGAGTAGAAGCTGAGAATTTGGTTTCAAGAGAGGATACGACATCATTGCGATATGTGATGCGCACAGATGGTGAGAGTGGATATGTATTTGTTAACCATTATCAAAGGCTTTCTGAGCTTCAGGATGTGCGGAACGTTGTCATTGATACAGGCAGTGTCATATTCCCATCGTTTGATGTATGTGGAGAAGTAAGCTTCTTCATGCCGTTCCGTATGGAGCTGTCAGGTATTATTCTCGACTATGGCACAGTGCAACCGTTATGCAGAGAAGAAGATACCTATTTCTTTGCGCAAATTCCTGGAATTACACCAGAATATCAATTTAGTGATGGACAGAACATAACAACTCAGGCGGGACTTGAATCTGCATTTCAGGTCAACGGCACTACAGTTGTTACACTGAGTTGGGATCAGGCACGATATCTGCGCAGACTGGATGGGGAGCTTTATGTAGGTGATGGATGTGATCTGTACAAAGCTGCTGACGAAATTCGTTCTGTGGAAGAAGGTGAATTTCAATATTGGTATTGGAATGGTGCAGGATTTGATCCAAATTCTATTCAGCAATCTTATACGGAACCTGCTATTACGTACGACAATGTGGAACAGCCTCCTTTTGATCCAAAACATACAGAGCAGCTCCATATTGGCGGGGAGCGAAAAGTCCAATGGCAAAAAATCTCCGTTACAGGACCTGAAGGCTTCGTAAATATTGATTATTATGGCGATGTAGCACAGATTTACGCAGATGAAGAACTCGTTGCTGACAGTTATTATTACGGAGATGTGTGGAGAGTACCAGCAAGATTGCTGGACGGTAAAGAATGTTATCTTGCGGTATCGGAAATGCGAAACGATTTCTATCGGGAGTTTGAGATCAAGAACCGCTAA
- a CDS encoding Dabb family protein: MSNEQIIHSVVFSLKHEKGSAEEAKFIQDGKSMLSSIPTVNHFQVFREISPKNNYDFGFSMVFHNREDYEAYNAHPTHVEFVSNRWEKEVTQFMEVDYGTLE; encoded by the coding sequence ATGAGCAACGAGCAAATCATTCATTCTGTTGTATTTTCACTTAAGCATGAGAAGGGATCAGCAGAAGAAGCGAAGTTTATACAGGATGGGAAATCCATGTTGAGTAGCATACCTACAGTAAACCATTTTCAAGTCTTTCGTGAGATCAGTCCTAAAAATAATTATGATTTTGGATTCTCTATGGTCTTTCACAATAGAGAAGATTATGAAGCGTATAATGCGCACCCAACGCATGTTGAATTTGTCTCCAACCGTTGGGAGAAGGAAGTTACACAGTTTATGGAAGTAGATTATGGAACGCTAGAATAA
- a CDS encoding PQQ-like beta-propeller repeat protein has translation MLHVKRLIPLVVFLLLSSILAGTVSANNFQKLPKPDWTFSIPDGHEYVSDSNVRIADQTFHFMSMDNQMYNLDKKTGKQLSKTDYTAGSNLIFSFFGTYAQVAPNGNVYILTSIRNSSGVVKPRLTAYHPNGKVLWTKYFDEKIRSLSGISIMPDGNLFVYLETASERVTSYRYSPQGKFLGKNSWNASILYGFVNGLLETTNRTSKTSSRMTYYDFKMKQQFQYHFDFKEGMFSGLGSDGLLHFQKNHGNNVISFTAKTTKGKEVWTQKISNVSYYDDMETSMTVKKNVFSNGFTGIQSNGNFFIIDHKGVMQTVPASAKMYQTAPDGTVMLVEDSKISIYQTSASARTKVKLLHTVNTSELSESDPTFVYEGAGIIYVMTDNAQINRFDLNKQL, from the coding sequence TTGCTTCATGTAAAACGATTGATACCTTTAGTAGTGTTCCTACTGCTCAGCAGCATTCTTGCGGGAACAGTCTCTGCAAACAACTTTCAAAAACTACCAAAACCAGATTGGACTTTTTCCATACCGGATGGTCACGAGTATGTGTCAGACAGTAACGTCCGGATCGCAGATCAAACATTCCACTTTATGAGTATGGACAATCAGATGTACAATCTTGACAAGAAGACAGGAAAGCAATTATCCAAGACCGATTATACCGCAGGAAGCAACCTAATTTTTAGTTTTTTCGGTACATATGCACAAGTCGCACCAAACGGTAATGTTTATATCCTCACTTCGATTAGAAATAGTTCAGGAGTTGTAAAACCACGTCTAACCGCATACCATCCGAATGGGAAGGTTTTGTGGACTAAGTACTTTGACGAGAAAATCCGTTCCTTATCTGGGATATCCATCATGCCTGATGGAAATTTATTTGTTTATCTGGAAACGGCTTCTGAACGGGTGACTAGTTATCGGTATAGTCCACAAGGCAAATTTTTGGGTAAAAACAGTTGGAATGCATCCATTCTTTACGGTTTTGTCAATGGTTTACTTGAAACTACCAACAGAACAAGCAAGACATCCAGCCGTATGACATATTATGATTTTAAAATGAAGCAGCAATTTCAGTACCATTTCGACTTCAAAGAAGGTATGTTTTCAGGGTTAGGATCCGATGGTTTACTTCATTTCCAGAAGAATCACGGGAACAATGTCATAAGTTTTACCGCCAAAACTACGAAGGGGAAAGAGGTATGGACCCAAAAAATCAGCAATGTGAGTTACTATGATGATATGGAAACATCGATGACGGTGAAAAAAAACGTGTTTTCGAATGGATTCACAGGGATACAGTCTAATGGCAACTTTTTTATTATTGATCACAAAGGTGTCATGCAGACTGTACCTGCCTCAGCCAAAATGTATCAAACTGCGCCGGATGGAACCGTCATGCTGGTTGAGGACTCAAAAATATCCATCTATCAGACAAGCGCGTCTGCACGCACCAAAGTGAAATTACTTCATACTGTTAATACTTCTGAACTTAGTGAGTCAGATCCCACGTTTGTATATGAAGGTGCAGGTATTATTTATGTGATGACTGATAACGCTCAGATAAACCGTTTTGATTTGAATAAGCAGCTCTAG
- a CDS encoding GNAT family N-acetyltransferase — MKFITATVEYLPAIVRLLADDELGATRERYEEPLPLAYIEAFAKIEEQIGNSIIVAIDKEEVIGCLQLTIIPGIARLGTTRGQIEGVRVSNDYRGKGVGESLFKYAIDQAKAKGCEMIQLTTDKKRKDAHRFYERLGFVASHDGLKLVISNE; from the coding sequence ATGAAGTTTATAACTGCTACTGTAGAATATCTTCCTGCCATCGTTCGGTTGTTAGCAGACGACGAATTAGGTGCTACTCGAGAGCGCTATGAAGAACCATTACCCCTAGCATACATTGAGGCTTTTGCGAAGATTGAAGAACAGATCGGCAATTCAATAATCGTTGCTATAGATAAGGAGGAAGTGATCGGTTGTTTACAGCTCACGATTATCCCGGGGATAGCAAGATTGGGTACAACACGAGGCCAGATTGAAGGTGTTCGTGTCAGCAATGATTATAGAGGTAAAGGTGTGGGTGAATCTCTATTTAAATATGCCATCGATCAGGCTAAAGCTAAGGGATGTGAAATGATTCAATTGACGACAGATAAGAAGCGTAAAGATGCGCACAGATTTTATGAACGTCTTGGATTTGTTGCTAGTCATGATGGGCTGAAGCTAGTAATCAGTAATGAGTAA
- a CDS encoding GntR family transcriptional regulator, giving the protein MRNETEVKFVHENNSSRPAYHQCYEILRDKILNGELPSGTKIVEEKLATELGVSRTPIRDSIRKLENEGLIVQKKVVKPTEKDLRNLFNVRILLEGYSAKCAANFLKDNEIEELYKYVEIGRTGTKDEIMSANESFHNDIVKASNNPLMIDIIDRMQAIIYLFRKTVVIYNRPHLIDEHEEIYEAIKSRSGERAEELMKKHLENDLNFYLHVMSNQ; this is encoded by the coding sequence ATGAGAAATGAGACAGAGGTGAAGTTTGTGCATGAAAATAATAGTTCACGACCGGCGTACCATCAATGTTATGAAATTCTTCGAGACAAGATTTTAAACGGGGAGCTTCCGAGCGGTACGAAGATCGTTGAAGAAAAGCTCGCTACAGAGCTTGGAGTGAGCAGAACTCCCATAAGAGATTCGATACGTAAGCTGGAAAACGAAGGATTAATTGTTCAAAAAAAAGTGGTTAAACCTACGGAAAAGGATTTACGTAATTTGTTTAATGTTCGGATATTGCTCGAAGGGTACTCGGCCAAATGTGCAGCGAATTTTTTGAAAGACAACGAGATTGAAGAGCTGTATAAGTATGTGGAGATCGGGAGAACGGGGACAAAAGATGAGATTATGTCCGCCAACGAGAGTTTCCATAACGATATTGTAAAAGCGAGTAATAATCCGCTGATGATTGATATTATAGACCGGATGCAAGCCATCATTTATCTGTTTAGAAAAACAGTTGTGATCTATAATCGTCCTCATCTTATCGATGAGCATGAAGAAATTTACGAGGCAATTAAGTCTAGAAGCGGTGAGCGAGCTGAGGAGCTAATGAAAAAGCATCTGGAAAACGACTTGAACTTTTATCTACATGTAATGAGCAACCAGTGA
- a CDS encoding four-carbon acid sugar kinase family protein, with translation MKTNNRSVEEVFSRIPSPDTNLIHGMINQELQHFNRKIIVLDDDPTGVQTVHGISVYTDWSVDSIDRGFQEDNSMFFILTNSRGFTATETTKAHQEIAANIVEAAKRNNREFTIISRGDSTLRGHYPLETEVLKDTVEAKSNIRFDGEILLPFFKEGGRFTIDNVHYVQYDTELVPAGETEFAKDRTFGYTKSHLGAWAEEKSNGQYKADQMTYISLESLRAMHIDLIEQQLLKVENFNKVIVNAIDYSDVQVFTIALIRAFNKGKHFMFRSAAALTKVMGGVSNKSLLTRAEMMSDNTNHGGLVIIGSHVKKTTEQFEELKKSSVVEFVEFNVHLVLEPDQFDNELNRVVETTNQLILEGKNVAVYTKRERLDLGEDRKEDELKLSVKISDAVTSIVKRLEVRPSYIIAKGGITSSDIGTNGLEVKRATVAGQIRPGIPVWTTGDESKFPGISYVIFPGNVGTVTDLREVVEMLSTK, from the coding sequence ATGAAAACAAATAACCGGTCTGTAGAAGAGGTTTTCAGTAGAATTCCTTCTCCTGATACGAACCTTATTCATGGAATGATTAATCAAGAGCTTCAACACTTTAATCGTAAAATTATCGTTTTGGATGATGATCCAACCGGTGTTCAAACTGTACATGGCATCTCGGTCTATACGGACTGGTCCGTGGATAGTATCGACAGAGGATTTCAGGAAGACAATTCGATGTTCTTTATCCTCACCAACTCACGTGGGTTTACAGCTACTGAGACGACAAAAGCACACCAGGAAATTGCTGCAAATATTGTAGAAGCTGCGAAAAGAAACAATCGCGAATTTACGATTATAAGCCGTGGTGATTCTACACTTCGAGGTCACTATCCACTTGAAACTGAAGTGTTAAAAGACACCGTTGAAGCTAAGTCCAATATACGGTTTGACGGTGAAATACTCCTCCCCTTTTTCAAAGAAGGCGGACGCTTCACCATCGACAATGTGCACTATGTTCAATATGATACGGAATTGGTTCCAGCAGGAGAAACTGAATTCGCCAAAGATCGCACCTTTGGTTACACCAAATCACATTTAGGTGCGTGGGCAGAGGAAAAATCGAATGGGCAGTATAAAGCGGATCAGATGACTTACATCTCGCTGGAAAGCCTTCGTGCCATGCACATTGATCTCATTGAACAGCAGTTGTTAAAAGTTGAGAACTTCAATAAAGTTATCGTAAATGCAATTGACTATTCGGATGTTCAAGTCTTCACCATTGCTTTGATTCGAGCCTTCAATAAAGGTAAACATTTTATGTTTAGAAGTGCTGCTGCACTTACGAAGGTCATGGGAGGCGTTAGTAACAAAAGCCTGCTCACGCGTGCAGAAATGATGAGTGACAATACAAACCATGGCGGATTAGTCATTATCGGATCACATGTCAAAAAAACGACGGAACAGTTTGAAGAACTGAAAAAGTCCAGTGTAGTAGAATTTGTTGAATTTAACGTTCATCTTGTTCTGGAACCCGATCAATTCGATAATGAGCTTAACAGAGTTGTTGAGACAACCAACCAACTGATCCTCGAAGGTAAAAATGTGGCTGTCTATACCAAAAGAGAGCGATTAGACCTTGGAGAGGACAGAAAAGAAGATGAATTGAAACTATCCGTCAAAATTTCGGATGCAGTTACGAGTATTGTCAAACGATTAGAAGTACGGCCATCCTATATCATTGCTAAAGGCGGCATTACCTCAAGCGATATTGGAACGAACGGATTGGAAGTTAAACGAGCTACCGTTGCCGGACAGATTCGACCTGGTATTCCCGTGTGGACAACCGGGGATGAAAGTAAATTTCCAGGAATCTCCTATGTCATCTTCCCTGGCAATGTGGGTACTGTAACCGATCTAAGGGAAGTTGTTGAAATGTTGAGTACGAAGTAA
- a CDS encoding gluconate:H+ symporter — translation MPIISVTIGVIILLILMMAFKLNAFISLIIVSLAVGLLEGMTPIQAVESIEAGLGGTLGHLTMIIIFGGILGKLMTDSGGAQRIATTMISAFGQKRTQLAAVITAAIVGIALFFETGVVVLIPLVFTIARAARVPVLYLGMPVIAALITMHGFVPPHPGPTAVANVFGANIGLTMILGILVAIPAFILAGPVYTRLFKKEALEIDIPKGLFNPKEFKEEELPKFGISLFTALLPVILIALQTFVEIFAPESAFSSVTNFIGNANVALLISVLVAIFTFGLNLGKKMPEVMKSLSDSVSGIGMILLIIAGGGAFKQVLIDSHIDQYISDLMAGSTLSPLILTWLIAAILRIAVGSATVAGMTAAGIAAPLVAATGVSPELMVLAAGAGSVTFSHVNDAGFWIYKEYFNLTIGKTIKTWSVMVTIISLVGLAGVLILDMFM, via the coding sequence ATGCCAATTATCTCAGTCACAATAGGGGTCATTATATTACTTATATTAATGATGGCTTTTAAGTTAAACGCTTTCATATCATTAATTATTGTTTCCTTAGCTGTTGGCTTACTGGAAGGAATGACTCCGATTCAAGCTGTCGAGTCCATCGAAGCTGGCTTAGGCGGAACACTCGGTCATTTAACGATGATCATCATATTCGGAGGAATTCTCGGTAAATTAATGACCGATTCTGGTGGTGCTCAGCGCATTGCCACAACCATGATCAGTGCCTTTGGTCAAAAACGTACTCAGCTGGCAGCCGTTATTACAGCAGCTATTGTTGGAATCGCTTTATTCTTTGAAACTGGAGTGGTCGTGTTAATTCCGTTGGTATTTACCATCGCCAGAGCTGCACGAGTACCTGTTCTATATCTTGGAATGCCCGTTATTGCAGCACTTATAACCATGCACGGATTCGTACCTCCGCATCCTGGCCCTACAGCCGTTGCTAATGTTTTTGGAGCCAATATCGGATTAACGATGATCTTAGGTATCCTTGTTGCGATCCCTGCATTCATCCTTGCTGGCCCTGTGTATACAAGGTTATTTAAAAAAGAAGCCTTGGAAATCGATATCCCCAAAGGTCTATTTAATCCAAAAGAATTTAAGGAAGAAGAGCTGCCTAAATTCGGAATCAGTCTTTTCACAGCACTTCTACCTGTCATTTTGATTGCGCTTCAAACTTTTGTCGAGATCTTTGCACCTGAATCAGCATTTTCATCTGTAACTAATTTCATCGGTAATGCCAATGTCGCTTTGTTGATTTCTGTCTTGGTTGCCATTTTCACTTTTGGACTGAACCTAGGCAAAAAAATGCCAGAGGTTATGAAATCTCTAAGTGATTCTGTAAGTGGAATCGGAATGATTCTCTTGATTATCGCTGGTGGTGGTGCGTTCAAGCAAGTGTTGATCGATAGTCATATTGATCAATATATCTCTGATCTTATGGCAGGCTCCACGCTATCTCCTCTCATTCTAACTTGGTTGATCGCAGCCATCTTGAGAATTGCCGTTGGTTCTGCAACTGTGGCTGGTATGACAGCAGCTGGTATTGCCGCGCCTCTGGTTGCTGCCACAGGAGTAAGTCCAGAACTTATGGTTCTAGCAGCTGGTGCGGGAAGCGTAACATTCTCTCACGTCAATGATGCAGGCTTCTGGATTTACAAAGAGTATTTTAATCTTACTATAGGTAAGACGATAAAAACCTGGTCAGTCATGGTCACGATTATTTCATTGGTAGGACTTGCTGGTGTCCTGATTCTAGATATGTTTATGTAA